The Coccidioides posadasii str. Silveira chromosome 2, complete sequence genomic interval TCTAAGCTCCAACTTGCCGCTACCTTCGTCGTTCTACCAGCATCACCATTGGAGGATCTGGTATGATGAGCTTCATCCCAAACATACCCAGTTCAATAATGAATATATCTACGCTTTCACGTGGGAGGACCCCCGGGTTGACCACCGATTACTGAGAATTAGTAGTGACGACGTGATTTTGGCCATCTCAAGTGCTGGCGACAATATACTTGACTACTTACAATACAGCCCGCGAAAAATCCACGCCGTGGACCTCAACCCGAGCCAGAACCATCTACTTGAGCTTAAAGTAGCAAGTTTCACGGCTTTGAGCTATCTTGATGTCTGGAAGATATTTGGGGAGGGCAAACACCCTCACTTTAGAGAACTCCTGCTTTTTAAGCTTAGTCCTCATCTCTCCAGCCAAGCTTTTCAATTCTGGTTAGACCACTGCAACGTTTTTACCTCTACCTCTGGAAAAGGTCTATATGAGACTGGTGGCTCACGTTATGCTCTCAAAATGGTTCGCTACCTTTTCAACATCTTCGGATTGAACTCTGAGGTTAAAAGGCTCTGTGAGTCACAAACCTTGGACGAACAGCGTGAATTATGGCCACGGATTCGAAACATATTGCTGAGTAAACCACTGCATTGGGCCGTCGTTGGGACAGAGTGGTTTGCATGGAAAGCGGCGGGGGTCCCACCACCCCAGAGGAATATGATAATATCTGATTACATGGCGAGAAATGGCCTATCTGGTGGGGTAAAACAATCATCAGATGTCAGCGGTCAGGCTATATGGGAATATGTCGTTGACACGCTGGATCCCGTTGTCAACCACACATTAATCAGCGACGATAACTACTTTTATTTCCTATGCCTACAGGGCAAATATTCAAGGCGGTATGTTCCCTAGCACCGTACCCAAAATTCAGTGCTTACAATGCGCAGTTGTCACCCAAGCTATTTAACACCCAAATCACACTTGAAGTTGTCCACTCCGGGAGCTTTTGATGGCTTGCGTATTCATACAGATGAGATTAACGAAGTTATCGCGAGAATAACTCCTGGAACGCTTACTATTGCTGTGGCAGGTTTAAATTTTACTCCCAACCGTTCCATACTAAATCTGACTCTGTGAACTTTAGATAATGGACTCGATGGATTGGTTTGATCCGGAAGGTACCGCAGCAGCTTCACAGGCAAGAGCATTCAATCAAGTCCTTAAAATGGACGGTCGTATCCTACTACGGTCCGCGTCGATTGAACCCTGGTATATTAAAATTTTTGAAGCCAATGGATTTTCAGCCCGGCGTGTAGGAGCTAGGTTTCCCGGATCATGCATTGATCGGTGAGAAAAAATATTTTCCCCTATGTTGAGCCGATTCAAGCGGTCGTTCTGACAACAAACCCGCAGTGTGAATATGTATGCATCGACGTGGATTGTAACGAAGACTGTGGAGTTGTTTCTAAATTCTACAGAATCAGTACGCCCGCTGAAACAGAGAACTATTAGTGTCTCATCAAGCAGTGTGGATGATCTCGAAATCTGAATTTGCATGGGCAGTATTCCTCATACTTCTGAGAAACGTTTTGCGGGGGAGTCTGGAATCATGGTTCTGTTTTTACTATGAGCTCGACTTTGCTGTGCACGGATTATGCGTCAACGCTTCAATAATCAACTCTCCCCCAAAATTCCAGCAAAGCTTTGTCTGTTATTTACGGCAGTCTGTGTACACGTATGCATGTCATGAGCAAAATACGTCAACTGGTGTCTTGCAGACTGCACTCCTCGGGGAACTTAGGTATAATGCTCCATAACCAGCTACATATAGTACCTACGTCTAGATGTCCTTAGTCATGGAGAACTGTTAACCAAATTGACACCTTTCTTGGAAatttttgatttttccaTGCAAGGTGCACACTGAGTCTGCAGATACAAAGAGATTGTCATTCTTTGTCCTTGATAGTGCTGATCCAGGGGCAGTGTGCTTGGAGCCGACGCTCGCCAATATCCCTTTCGCCTTTCCAGCGAGGGCAAGTCCTTAGCCTACATCGCCTCCCTCCCCCACACGGGTAAGTTCCGAGTCGTTTGCCACTGCATGCAAAGGAGGAACGAGTCATCTCGGGCACATGAGTTAGAGTTCCAGCACCCGAACCCACGGGTCGGGGTCCCTTTCCTGCCTAGCGCCTTCGCCAGCGTAACCCTGACCGCCGGCCAACTTCAACCAACTGCCCCGATCAGCTTGTGAACCCAACACTTTTCAAAAGAACTACTCGTCAAGTCGAACTCCGACCCCTGTCGGCCTGTGAATACAACCACGCACAGAGAAAACATCCCGTTCCCGTATCAGCACATTCGGACTCACAGGAAGGCCAGGGCTTCTGGGCGGCGAACCCTTTTGAGTTTACGACGGTGGTCTCCACAAGTAACCATCCGCTGTCGCCGACCGAGAACTTGAAAGAGACCGTGAGGCTCTCAAAATGCACCCTTGTCTTATATAGACCCCTCTCCCCCGTTATCCCAAGGCCGTAGAAACACACTTCTACAATTATAAACCCTGTTCTCAAATCTGATCCATCATACCGAAAATGTCATCCGCAACCTACGAAATACTCCCGATCTTAGAATCCGATCTCGCCAGTATCAGCGAAATCGAAAATCTTGCCTTTGAAGGCGAGGAAGTCTCGCGGATAGTATTTGCTAGCCCCAATTCAGCTACAAAAGAGTTCCGCATACAACGGTTGAAGAAATCATTGACTGAAGACCCTACTACTCGGTTTGCAAAAGTCGTGATTGGCGGAAAACTCGCCGGAATTGCTCAATGGAACCTTCATTTAGATCCGAATTGGCATTTGAAAGACGAGaagaaagaggaggaagGGGGCGCTGACTCGCAagataagaagaataaaaatTTCCCCCCCGGTGCAAATGTAGAAGCCTGTGAGGAATTCTTTGGTTGGATGTATGGAGCAAGGAAGAGGATAATGGGGGGACAAAAGTTTCTTCGTATGTTTTGCCCTTTTACTCTCTTGGAattttgaaaagaaagaggagcGAGCGTTCCTCCCGACTAACATTATCGTTGGTAAGTCCTTGCGCTCCTAATCACGCGGCCGGAATTCCAAGGCCGTGGCGTCGGATCCGCACTATTGAAAGATGGCCTTGCCGTTGCGGATAAATACAATATTCCTGTATGGCTTGAAGCTTCGCCTCGAGGGTACCCTGTATATAAGAAGTTCGGGTTCCAAGATGTTGAACATTTCGATCTGGATTTGTCCAAATACGGTGGAAGCACCGTTTCGAGAACCGTAGGGATGCTGAGACCCTCAAAAGGAGCCACTTCAAGTGCTTAATCCTTTGCTCGTGGAGGATCCATGCCAGCAGCAGAGTATGCCCGCTCGATATATGTTGATGGTAGATAGTACAAAGCAGCCAGATCTAAGTGATCAACGCATTCCGTTGTCTAAAAAATGCCTACCGACTCTAAAGATTATGGTGAAATAGACTGAGTGACTATAGAGCGAAGGAACTGATGTCCAGTATTCCCCCGGATGAGAGAGACCTTACAAATACATGGGTTCACATCAGGGTTCAAATCCGGCGACGATGACCCATCTGAACATTGAGACATTAACTAATTCAATTCCATTTTCCCAAATTCATCCACTACCCACTGGCAGAATTCTTCCCACGAGGCTTTCCACTTCTTCATTCTATCCGCGCGAATTCCGTTCCCACCATATCCGTTATCAATGTCTTTGACCCAGTCCGCCTCCGTCTGATCCTCATGTACTGCCCAACGAACACTATTCTCCGCAAGGCAGCCCAAACCAGCAAGTCCAAGATTCTCCCATGACTGGAGGGCTTCCCAAAAGTCATGGGTCATGCCGGAGGTTCCTTGACCTAATAATGCGGGGTCATCATTGCTAAGCGACGCCGAAATCCCTCTCGCCAGGAGCGCGGGTAAAGGATGAGCTAGCACTGTAGATGTCAATCTAAGAACTTCATTTGATATAGGGCAACTTTCAATTAAAAtcctcttctctttgacAATTTCGATCAAGTCAGGGTGTTTGAAAAGCGAAAACCCATGGCCAAGCCTTCGAGTCCcaaacaagatggcatcAAAGAGATTCTCATCTGTACTATCACCATCTCCAAGGCATTCACCAGCGTGGAAGAGGAAGGGAACCTCaagctcttcttcaacaCATTTCTGACGGAACCAAAGGATTTCATAGGAGAGTTCCTTGAGGGTTTTACCAAGGTCTTCCTGCCCGACGAGATCGAATCCGGCTATCAAATCTGGATACTGCTTTTTCGCCCTGATGCAGTTTTGCATGCCTATGAGCCGTAAGTATAAAAAGGGAATGAGAGAAAGTATAACAGAACGCATACTTCTTAAGATTGCTCCTGCCGAATTGAAGCGTAGTGCAGTCCAGATGATTCGTGCGCCCCAGAAATCTCTCCCTTCCTCACTAGCTTTGAAACTTTCAATTTCTTCGGCAATGACTCcaatcattgaacaaaagTCGTCTTCCGTGGTGTCGCTGTTTGCTTTTCTATATGGACACGCAAATGCATCTCTAATTTCCACCCACTGAACGCCATCCTCTGCAAGGGTCTGGAGCAATTTTCTTATAAGCTTTCGAAGGATTGGCTCGTAATAAATTATGGAGTGAATGATAGGAAAAGCGCCTTGCATCTTTCGCCAAATAGCATCGACTCCGAGGTGATGCTCGATCGCTTCCTTTTCGACGATAGAGCACCGGTCTTTCAGCCATGTAATGAAGCCGGCACGTCCGTCTTTCGGGAAAGTTTCCGCCGCGACAGCCGCTGGGATCAGGGTATTTGGGGAATATTCGGGAGTCCAAATCGACAAGCTTGGTTTAGTTGATGCCTTTgagaaaccaaaaaaaacGGAAGCAGCCTGACACGCCGTATCCGATGTCAACGGTTGAGAAGCATAAAATTGCATCCCCGGAGTGTCTAAAGCCACGTTGAACAACCACCCCAGGTCAACCATAGCAGGCAAATGAGAATGTAGTAACGCTCCTTTTGGGAGCCTTCTGCAAATGCGCCAGAGATTCGTGGACTCCATCCGCTCTTTGGCGAGGCTAAACATCATGCCCGGGAAGAGTTCAGCATCATGATCTCCCTGGGTCCCGGTGTGACGCCATAGTCTTTGTTGCTCTTCTGCACGGATGTGATGGACGATCTCGCATGCTTTTCGGGCTGTTGGGCTCAAAGTACGACGGAATTCGGCATCTAGGAGCATATATATTAGATTAAGAGCATACCTAGGAGAAGCCAACGAGGGCTAACCGCTCCGATGCTTCTTCTCCTGGGAAATCAGTTCCTTTCGCTTTATAAGGTGCTCTCGCACAGATGCGGATACATGATGTGAAAACCCGGTCAGAACAGGGTCTTCCATGCCGTGCATCAAATGAAGTATAACACCCGAGACTTTCAGTtggcaagagaagaaaaccGACGGCTTCTTGCAGATATGTGATAACAAGGAGTTAGATTTGACTACTTAAATGTATCCTCTCCGCAGCCAAAACTGAATGTATTTTGTCAGTGCCTTGAGGCTGCTGCAGGGAGTTGTCATAACTTTGTTGAATGGATCCTGGTACGAAGGAGTTAAATGCGAACGCCGAGTTGCATTTGACTCGTTGGGGGTATCGCGTTCTCGCTCTGCGGCCTGATAGTTAGATCCACAAATAGATTAGGTTCGGAGTATCTACCCCGTACAACAGTTACATTTGGTTGAGTCAACTCGAGGTCTTCGTAGGATTGTCAGCTGGTGAACACACGGCGAACTCCGCAGACAGCCAGCAAGGGCTTCGACAACGAGCGGATAATTAAGTTActaagtacggagtagttccTCCGCAACAACCGGTAAC includes:
- a CDS encoding uncharacterized protein (EggNog:ENOG410PG8P~COG:I~TransMembrane:2 (o20-40i52-70o)), with translation MRIVGSIFSLLGLQGPSTLYIKIAAAGILVVGFIFFIFLLNIRNPKTNCNGFLFSYATFFYANFLKPFNFAEGRSQKHALESFYGTQANIYDSTRKRLLKGREDMLGLLAGQLEFQASQKNDPQKKLIWVDIGGGTGYNIEAMAAFVPVETFFSHVYLVDLSPSLCEVARQRFARLGWKNVSVVCQDAREFRLPTAPSGHGTSSDDMKANLITMSYSLSMIPDYYSVVDSLTSLLSPSGIVGVCDFYVQSIVDLSARNYTGGSFNRHVNWLGRVFWRAWFDVDRVGLEPARRDYLEYRFGTVISSSERNYLLGGIPYYIFIGCHKQSTENPEALAKLDAAYTESPYLSPTRHRKELSKAVEQSVPGIRSKAYEAAIVNLSSNLPLPSSFYQHHHWRIWYDELHPKHTQFNNEYIYAFTWEDPRVDHRLLRISSDDVILAISSAGDNILDYLQYSPRKIHAVDLNPSQNHLLELKVASFTALSYLDVWKIFGEGKHPHFRELLLFKLSPHLSSQAFQFWLDHCNVFTSTSGKGLYETGGSRYALKMVRYLFNIFGLNSEVKRLCESQTLDEQRELWPRIRNILLSKPLHWAVVGTEWFAWKAAGVPPPQRNMIISDYMARNGLSGGVKQSSDVSGQAIWEYVVDTLDPVVNHTLISDDNYFYFLCLQGKYSRRCHPSYLTPKSHLKLSTPGAFDGLRIHTDEINEVIARITPGTLTIAVIMDSMDWFDPEGTAAASQARAFNQVLKMDGRILLRSASIEPWYIKIFEANGFSARRVGARFPGSCIDRVNMYASTWIVTKTVELFLNSTESVRPLKQRTISVSSSSVDDLEI
- a CDS encoding uncharacterized protein (EggNog:ENOG410PT3W~COG:S~BUSCO:14107at33183), with product MSSATYEILPILESDLASISEIENLAFEGEEVSRIVFASPNSATKEFRIQRLKKSLTEDPTTRFAKVVIGGKLAGIAQWNLHLDPNWHLKDEKKEEEGGADSQDKKNKNFPPGANVEACEEFFGWMYGARKRIMGGQKFLLLALLITRPEFQGRGVGSALLKDGLAVADKYNIPVWLEASPRGYPVYKKFGFQDVEHFDLDLSKYGGSTVSRTVGMLRPSKGATSSA
- the CECR1 gene encoding cat eye syndrome chromosome region, candidate 1 (EggNog:ENOG4112W73~COG:F~BUSCO:4076at33183) — its product is MHGMEDPVLTGFSHHVSASVREHLIKRKELISQEKKHRSDAEFRRTLSPTARKACEIVHHIRAEEQQRLWRHTGTQGDHDAELFPGMMFSLAKERMESTNLWRICRRLPKGALLHSHLPAMVDLGWLFNVALDTPGMQFYASQPLTSDTACQAASVFFGFSKASTKPSLSIWTPEYSPNTLIPAAVAAETFPKDGRAGFITWLKDRCSIVEKEAIEHHLGVDAIWRKMQGAFPIIHSIIYYEPILRKLIRKLLQTLAEDGVQWVEIRDAFACPYRKANSDTTEDDFCSMIGVIAEEIESFKASEEGRDFWGARIIWTALRFNSAGAILRSMQNCIRAKKQYPDLIAGFDLVGQEDLGKTLKELSYEILWFRQKCVEEELEVPFLFHAGECLGDGDSTDENLFDAILFGTRRLGHGFSLFKHPDLIEIVKEKRILIESCPISNEVLRLTSTVLAHPLPALLARGISASLSNDDPALLGQGTSGMTHDFWEALQSWENLGLAGLGCLAENSVRWAVHEDQTEADWVKDIDNGYGGNGIRADRMKKWKASWEEFCQWVVDEFGKMELN